A single window of Podarcis raffonei isolate rPodRaf1 chromosome 9, rPodRaf1.pri, whole genome shotgun sequence DNA harbors:
- the SCOC gene encoding short coiled-coil protein isoform X3, with product MMNADMDAVEAENQVELEEKTRLINQVLELQHTLEDLSARVDAVKEENLKLKSENQVLGQYIENLMSASSVFQTTDTKSKRK from the exons CTGTTGAGGCTGAAAATCAAGTGGAATTGGAAGAAAAAACACGACTTATTAATCAAGTTTTGGAACTCCAGCATACACTTGAAG ATCTGTCTGCAAGAGTAGATGCTGTTAAAGAAGAAAATCTGAAACTGAAATCAGAAAATCAAGTTCTTGGACAATATATAGAAAATCTCATGTCTGCCTCTAGTGTTTTTCAGACTACTGACACAAAAAGCAAACGAAAGTAA